Part of the Quercus robur chromosome 5, dhQueRobu3.1, whole genome shotgun sequence genome, TCATTGAAAACCTTTCGCAGTTTGACTGCAATTACTTATAGAAAATTGTTTGGAATGTATTAAGACAAAGCCTGAAGATCTCTAGACCTTGATCAAATTCGACCTAAGCCTGGGTGTCTAGTTATTTAATTTCCTTGTTATTTGATCAAGTctaaagtctctctctctctctcatattcccccccccccccccaaaatgtaaaaattttaatcatatCTTTTTAATATGATTGGGACAAGTTTGGGTTGAAGATAACGATCATTGCCTCGCTCGAATCAATTATATGTGAAGGATCTACCCATTGCCTTGCCTTACCACATCTACTTAACGACTTAAATAGAAGAGTAAATTTCACAAACCTACTATGAGGTTTGTGATAATATCAACTAGatctaaaacattttaaaacacacAATTTGGTTCTCAAAAGACAACTTTGTCCCTAACTTTTATTCTCCCCTTTCTCTCTCATAAAATACCCATTTCAAAACCcatcttcttcgtcttcttcttgcTTGTCTTAGGAGAATTCACAGCCTCTTTGAGAGCCGAAGCCAACATTGAAATCTTAGCTTAAGCCTTAAATAGCTCCTTTGGCAACAAAACCTTGTCAATCATGTAGATCACAATCAACTGCTCATTGATCGAAGCGAGGTGGTGTTGctaaatctctctttttctctcagctctctccctctcacccTTTGACTTTCTCTTAGCTTTCTCCCTCTCACACCCTGACTCTCTAACTCTCTTTGTCTCGTGATTTTGGGTGAAGGAAGACCAGTGGTTGAGCAATAGATCGGTGGGTTGTGTTTTGGGTGGAAGTGGATTATGATTTTGGGTAGGTGTGTTGaagttttgttggtttttaggTGGCATTGTGATAGTGATAGTGGTAGTGGTTCAATTCTAATGGTTGTGGGTGTGGGATCTATGAGTGATATGGGTTTGttgggtggtgggttttgtagGCGGTAATGGGTGTAGGTGATATGAGTTTGCTAGGCGGTGGGTTTTCTAGGTGACTACGGGTGTGGGTGATATGGGTTTGTTGGGTGATGGGTTTCACTGGTTAGAGAGAGAATTATGAGAGAGAGTttaagaaagggagagagagagagagagagagagtaaaatttAGGAACAAAGTTGTCTTTTAAGGACTAAATTTCCTAAATTGGtgggttttaaaatgttttggactTAGTTAGTATTATCACAAACCTCATGGTAGGTTTGTGAAATTTACCCATCTAGATTGGGTACTTGCTAACCAAGGTGGCATTATGTGTAAATTTTAACATCCCTATCACATAAGGATGAGTCTCACACTAGCTGGGTCAATTCTCATAAATTCATAAACTTAGTATATGTTGCCAACTAACAAATAACACAAAAAGTTAATGGccataaattcataaaattagtATATGTTGCAAACTAACAAATAACACAAAAAGTTAATGGCCATAAATTCATAATCTTAGAATGTATAGAGTTTCAATTCTTCATTCTAAAAccttaaggttttttttttttttttttttttttttttttatcatttgcCATATTGTCTTTTGGGACtaacttttgttagtttttatgAACGAAAAATCATGCGACCATCGTGTGAGTAATGATGTAAATCAATTGGTGAGTGTTTTTAGGGTGCGTTTGTATAAGTGGTTGCAAAATGGTGTTTTGGATTTAAAATGAgtatttgtaaaaaaagttatgaaGAGTTGTTATTtgcaaaatagagttttgggttttaaaaacgCACTTTTAGGCTCCCAAAACGCCTAGCCAAATAGACCCTTAATATGATCGCATGATGATCAAGTGATTTTTCCATCCATAAGagttaataaaaattagtttcaaTGTTCAATTTGGCAGATATACAAATTCCAGAAAGCCATAAGAAATAATTGAAATCTTACAAGGTgttttggcaaaaaaataatgttaataatcTTTAGGTTTGAAGTTTCTAATGGAGTAAATTGTAATCGAGAAATGATGTTTATTCATGAAAACggaaagaaaataacaaatttctttttattattattatttaaatataggtaacttcatttctttttcataatgcaatataaaattcatacatcaacctaatttaagtgtacaTTTACGTGAATTTATGTGAAGCAGAGATAGTAGTATAATCCTAATCACTACTCTTACTATTCTCTGTTAATAGGAGACTATCGTTGTGTTAAAGCCCTGAGGCCCCTGACAGGTGACAGACACACGCATTGGTCCATTTTTCACTTCTTACATaaagagagtgagtgagagagtctGACAAACAGACAGACCTTACATTTTCATAGGCGGGAAATTGAAACCCACCTCACCAGCTttgatatataaaacaaaagcagagcaagaagtagaagaagagtCTTACAAAGagagaatcagagagagagagagagagagatgaaagagagagggaaaggaaCAGAGCCATCAGTGGATGAGAGGTACACTCAATGGAAATCGCTGGTGCCAGTGCTCTACGACTGGCTCGCCAATCACAACCTCGTTTGGCCTTCTCTCTCTTGCCGGTCTGTACAAAACCCCCCatttactctctctttctcactctttAGGGTTTccgtttttgtttgattttgttgggtTAGTGTCTGTTTGGATGCTGGGAAAAGTGTTAGggaaaccaaaggaaaaaaaaaaagtaagagagtAAAGTAAAGTAGATTAAAATGAtgggtttttggttttatgCTGTTTTGGGTTCTGGGGTttgatgaaaattaaaaaaaaaattgcaatgtgGGTTGTCCGTACTATTCTGTTTTGAGGGTTTTGTTTGCATTTTAAGGTACTTGCTTTTTATTGTGTAACATTGCCTATAACTGTCTTTGTGGATGCTGGGAAAACTGTAgggaaaataaaggaaagaaaaagttgaATTAGATTAGAATGAtgggtttttggttttatgCTGTTTTCGGTTCTGggatttgatgaaaattaagaacaaatagCAATGTGGGTTGTCCGTACTATGCTCTCTAGAGGGTTTTTTCTTGGTAGTTAAAgataatatctttttattgtgtAATATTGGCTTTTTTTACTGTCTTTTTGGAtgctgagaaaatgtgggaaaagTAGATGGAAAGCGGAGAAAGGACAAGTTGGTTTAGAATAAAGTTGAGGGCTTTAAGTTTTATGCTGTTTTGTTCTCTAGAATGTGAAGGAAGATGGGTACTAAACATGCATTTCATTGTTTTTAAGATGTTGAGAATACTGTCTTTTTTAAAGAGTGTTTGTGAATTTGTAGTACTAAGTTAATTTTTAGATCTGTTTTGGCAGGTGGGAAAATGTGggtaaaggaaaagaaaaatgaatcgTTTGGGATAATGTCTTATGTCTGATTTAATTTCTAAACCGTGAATGCAATGGAATGAAAAGTTTGATTATGGTGGTGCTCAACTATATGTCTCGTATCACGCCTATGTAAAAATTCCACTTTAAGGGTTTTGATTATATGTGTTACTGTAAATTATTTGGTGGGCATGTGTTTGTCCATAAAAATCTTGTAGTTAGGGATTTTCATATGGAAATGAAATGAAGCTGCTAGGTAACATAGCTACACTTTATTTATGGTTAAAGGTTCAGAAAAAGTAATCTGATCCTTTATTTGTTGGTATTGATAGATGGGGTCCGCAACTAGAGCAAGCCACTTACAAGAATCGCCAACGTCTTTACCTTTCGGAACAGGCAAGATATTTTCTGTCTCTTGCAGTGTTTGAATCTTTTTTTCATTGTTGATTGTTAAGGCATTGTGTTGATTTTGGACTGTTAATTgtaaattaaagaaagaaattacCAATGAATTTATTCTGTAATTGTGGGAATTGGTTCAATATGTTTGTTCTGGAAAATGAGTAATTCTGAAGTTAAAGTTCAGTAATGATTATTTCTAAGAGCTTAACACTACAAATTTAAAACGTTCTCATGAGTGCCTGGTTGGAAATTTGTCATGCATTCTAGATTACTTATTCCAACTGCCAGATCTTTGCTGCTGTATTTTATCATGTATGATTTGAAATAAGTTATTAATATTGTTGAACTTGtcattattttcatattgtgCATTTGTGATTTACTTGCCTGCTCATGTGGAGTTGATATTAAGTCACTGTGTGATGTCATTGTCTGTTGTTTGTGCATCATCTTGTTTACTCTGGGATTGTATATGTTGATTTATCCTAGTGGTTTTATCTTTTGTTGTCTTTTTAATCAGACTGATGGCAGTGTTCCAAATACCCTTGTCATAGCAAACTGTGAGGTAGTTAAACCTAGGGTTGCAGCTGCAGAGCACATATCACAGGTGATTTCCTGATGGAACATGCATTATTCATAATCCCCCACACCCACTCTTCCGTTTGTTTTTGGTGGTGGTTCTGTGAAGATGTTTGCTCATCAGTTGCATTCTCTTGGCATGCTCTGGTTGCTTGATCTTACAGTTCAATGAGGAAGCGCGTTCTCCATTTGTAAAGAAGTTCAAAACTATTATACATCCTGGCGAGGTACATGTGgcttttaaagaaaattacattTCTACTTAAAATGGCTGCAAATGAGGATCTTTTAGTCTTATTAGCTATCAAATTTCAATGATTACAGTTGTTTTTGTTCTTATTCTTGTTATTATTTTGCAGGTGAACAGAATCAGGGAACTCCCACAGAATAGTAAGATCGTGGCCACACACACTGACAGTCCTGATGTAAGCATTTATCTTCATGTTgcccttttcttttaaatgtggATTATCAAGATTTCAAGGTTTTTAAATCTTGTAACTTGTCTTTGAATATGAAGTTTATAAACCGGGGAAGCTCAATATGCATTAAAGTTTTGAGTTTATGATCAGGTCCTTATTTGGGACGTTGAGGCTCAACCAAATCGTCATGCTGTTCTGGGAGCTACAAATTCTCGTCCAGACTTGGTGCGCCCCGTGCAAATGAAACTCTTTTTGCTATCCTTTTCATGAATGTTTTAATACATTGAAAATTCTTTGTTATTTGTCCTATTTCATTTCCCCCCTTCGtatctttaaatatatatatatatatatatatcaggcAATTGTTAACTCTAAATGCATTGTCTTACAGATATTGACCGGGCATCAAGATAATGCTGAATTTGCTCTTGCTATGTGTCCTACTGAACCCTTTGTGCTTTCTGGAGGTTGGATTtcttttattatcattttatctAATGTCAGATAGTGTTAGTGTGATGGATATATTTATCTTGTGCCTCTATCAATGTCAGCTAACCAGCcatgtgtgcgtgtgtgtatgtgtgtatatatgtgtgtgtgtgtgtgtgtgtgtgtgtgtgtgtgtgttctcaTTTATTGAGTCATGTGATATTGGGTTtgtaattgaataaacttgctGCATGTCTATCCCCCAGATAATGTCAATATTAAAACTTCTTTGTGATGTTGAACTTGAGTtgatcatcttcttcctctacTCAAGTTATGAACTATATCTCCTTTCAAATCATATCATTTGTTGGGGAACTTTCTGTGCCAGGCAAGGACAAGTCTGTAGTTTTGTGGAGTATTCACGATCATATCTCGACTTTAGCAGCAGACACAGGGGCTACAAAGTCTCCGGGGTCTGGTGGCAGCAGCGCTAAGCATGCCTCTAAGGCTGGTGGGACTAATGATAAACCTGCAGACAGCCCTTCTATTGGTCCACGGGGTGTCTACCAAGGGCATGGGGATACCGTAGAAGATGTGCAGTTCTGCCCATCAAGGTAGCTTTCATCAATCATAGTCAAATGCATTGATTATGTATGGTTTTGTGGTTCTATATTCGTGATTTTTCCACATGGCCTATAACTTATTATCTGTCACATATTTGCAAtcatgcatttaatttagtgATTAACATGTTCTTTGTTTCTTGTCATTTGACATCAAGTAGTGCTTGGGAATTACCCCCATGTAGATATTTCAAGAGAAAACAAAGCTCTTCCCTATTTCCTGAATCTCATgtcttttttatacttatattgCACAGGAACTGTAGGTGCTGTTTTTCCCTGATTTTCTGATATgcatttattatttgttatttgtgttaAAAGTGCACAGGAGTTCTGTAGCGTAGGCGATGATTCTTGTCTTATATTATGGGATGCAAGAGTGGGATCTTCTCCAGTTGTCAAGGTTGCAATTCTTCCTCTTTTGTCTATCAGTTTACTGTGCCATGGCAAGCTGTGGTACAATACCAAAGATTTTCTAAGTATGAATTACTGAcatataaaatctaaatattCATTTGATTATTCTAAtaggaattttatttattttcccgTCTTGATTGTTTTAGGGatcctttttccttctctacAGTGCTCTTTATTATGCAAGTTTTGTGTTGTAGAATTGAAAATGCTGCCGCCTTCTCTTCTCATGGCTTTGCATTAAATGTTTGATGCAACTCAGTTATTTGGTTGTCATTTGGGCAGGTTGAGAAAGCTCATGAtgctgatcttcattgtgttgatTGGAATCCTCATGACGTAAATTTCATTCTGACAGGGTATTTATTTCTCTCAGGCTTTGCATAATGAAATTGATCTCTTGGACGCTTCACAATGCAGAATGTGTCATGATCTGTGTGCTTTTGTTTCAATGTTTTCTGTTTCTGGACCTATTtgaattgtcattttttttaaacagttcATACCGTTATTTGGTTTACTTAAATTTGCTTTGCTTTTCCTTTAGGTCTGCTGATGCTACTGTTCGCATGTTTGATCGCCGTAATCTCACCTCTGGGGGTGTTGGATCACATGTTCATAAATTTGAGGGTCACAATGCAGCTGTCCTTTGTGTACAGGTGATAGAAAAGTTTTGGGATTATTTTCTTGGCTTTATGTTACATCATGCCTTTTGTTATATATTCAGGAATAGgacttatttag contains:
- the LOC126725121 gene encoding WD-40 repeat-containing protein MSI4-like — its product is MKERGKGTEPSVDERYTQWKSLVPVLYDWLANHNLVWPSLSCRWGPQLEQATYKNRQRLYLSEQTDGSVPNTLVIANCEVVKPRVAAAEHISQFNEEARSPFVKKFKTIIHPGEVNRIRELPQNSKIVATHTDSPDVLIWDVEAQPNRHAVLGATNSRPDLILTGHQDNAEFALAMCPTEPFVLSGGKDKSVVLWSIHDHISTLAADTGATKSPGSGGSSAKHASKAGGTNDKPADSPSIGPRGVYQGHGDTVEDVQFCPSSAQEFCSVGDDSCLILWDARVGSSPVVKVEKAHDADLHCVDWNPHDVNFILTGSADATVRMFDRRNLTSGGVGSHVHKFEGHNAAVLCVQWSPDKSSVFGSSAEDGILNIWDHEKVGNVGSKMQNVPPGLFFRHAGHRDKVVDFHWNASDPWTIVSVSDDCESTGGGGTLQIWRMIDLIYRPEEEVLAELDSFKSHILTCSS